GTGTCACCGACGGGAGGTGCGGAGGATCCGATCACCGGCCGGGCTTCGAGCAGCTCGGCCGTATAGGGGTGCTGCGGGTGATCGAAGACCCGCAGCACGCTCGCCTGCTCCACCGCCGCCCCGTCGCGCAGCACGGTGACATCGTCGGCGACCTGGCCGATGACCCCGAGGTCGTGGCTGATCCACACCACCGCGGTACCGGTATCCCGCTGCAGGTCGCGCACCAGCTCGATGATCTGCGCCTGGGTGGTCACATCGAGTGCGGTGGTCGGCTCGTCGGCGACCAGCAGTTCCGGGTCGCAGGCCATCGCGATCGCGATCATCACCCGCTGGCGCTGCCCACCCGAGAGCTGATGCGGATAGGAGTGCAACCGCGCCTGCGGATCGGGCAGCCCCACCGCCGCGAGCAGCTCCAGCGCCCGGCCCTGGGCCTGTCGCCGCGTCATATTGCGGTGCGTCTCAAGTGATTCGGTGATCTGGCGGCCGACGGTCAACAGCGGGTTCAGGGACGTGCCGGGATCCTGGAACACGAACCCGATCCGTCCGCCGTGGACGGTGCGCAGGGTGCGCGCACCGGCACCGACGAGTTCGACGGTGCCCGGCGAACCGGTGAGGGTGCTGGTGCCGGTGACGACGGCACCGGGTGCGTCGAGCAGACCGGTCGCGGCCAGCACGGTCAGCGACTTGCCCGAGCCGGATTCGCCGACGATGCCCAGCGTCTGTTCGCGGTGCACCTCGAAGGAGACCCCGTGCACGATCTCGCGGGCGCCGATGCGCACCCGTAACCCGCGCACCGCGAGCGTCGGCGCGCTCACGGTCGGCTCCCGGGCTGTCTGCGGGCCTCGATCAGGGTCCGCCGCCGGGGGTCGAGCACATCGCGCAGCCCGTCACCGAGCAGGTTGAACGCGAGCACGGTGACGACGATCGCGGCGCCGGGGAACACCGCCATCCACCACGCCATCGTCACGAAGCCCTGGGCGTCGAAGATCATCCGGCCCAGTGACGGCTGCGGCGGCTGAATACCCAGGCCGAGAAAACTCAGGGCGGCTTCGGACAGGATCGCGAACGCCAGCGACAGCGAGGTCTGCACCACCAGCGGTCCGGCGATATTGGGCAGCACATGCCGGCGCAGGATGTACAGCGGGCCGGTGCCCATGCTGCGCGACACCGCCACATACGGTTCCACCCGCACACCGAGCGTGCCGGCCCGCGCCACCCGCGCGAAGATCGGGACGTAG
The window above is part of the Mycolicibacterium hassiacum DSM 44199 genome. Proteins encoded here:
- a CDS encoding dipeptide ABC transporter ATP-binding protein, which translates into the protein MSAPTLAVRGLRVRIGAREIVHGVSFEVHREQTLGIVGESGSGKSLTVLAATGLLDAPGAVVTGTSTLTGSPGTVELVGAGARTLRTVHGGRIGFVFQDPGTSLNPLLTVGRQITESLETHRNMTRRQAQGRALELLAAVGLPDPQARLHSYPHQLSGGQRQRVMIAIAMACDPELLVADEPTTALDVTTQAQIIELVRDLQRDTGTAVVWISHDLGVIGQVADDVTVLRDGAAVEQASVLRVFDHPQHPYTAELLEARPVIGSSAPPVGDTDAEPLLVVDGLDVRFDVHTPVGRTRVHAVRDLSFSVRRGRTLGLVGESGSGKSTVAAALTGLVRPDAGTATLDGADLIGARGAAARALRRRVALVFQDPFASLNPRMRVGDSIAEPLRVHRLARGRTARRRRIAELLELVGLPAVFADRYPHELSGGERQRVSLARALAGEPELLILDEATASLDVSVQARMLGLLSRLQSELGLTYLFIAHDLAVVQRMSHEVLVLRDGAAVEYRPAAELFAAPEHEYTRALLAAVPPQRPRVRADRR